One Thermoanaerobacter pseudethanolicus ATCC 33223 DNA window includes the following coding sequences:
- a CDS encoding molybdopterin biosynthesis protein, translated as MRQNIYLSNISLNEAIDIFLEKIKDFKLGREYVKTYGANGRVTAKPIFAKISSPFYSCSAVDGIATVAKKTFTATDKNPVRLKEGVDYVVIDTGDPIPDEYDCVIMVEDLIWVSQDEVEIIKPAIPWQNIRQIGEDIVEGQLILPQSHRIRPVDIGALIAGGVFEVEVYKKPKVAIIPTGTELVEPGEELKVGDIIEFNSRVFAAQVEEYGGIPTRFDIVRDDFEKLKAAVDKASKEYDIILLNAGSSAGREDYSKKVIETLGEVYIHGIAIKPGKPVILGKVNNKPIVGIPGFPVSAYFIMENIVKKLINFVQGYDIKDKRYIEATLSKRIMSSSKYLEFVRVKLGFIDGKYIAAPIERGAGTTMSLVRADGVLEIPEELEGYEKGTRVNVNILKSEDEIKNTILCIGSHDLILDIAADLLAKRGKFTLSSAHVGSIGGILSLKDRETHFATIHLLDVETGEYNKSYVKRYIPNRKIALIKFVKRIQGLMVKKGNPLEINSLEDIVKKGARFVNRQKGSGTRILLDYELKRLGINPKDIIGYDREEYTHISVAAQIAKGNADAGLGVFSAAKIMDLDFIPIANEEYDIAIPVEYLELEGVKQFLEVINSEEFKNELDKLGGYDYSNLGEIIIIE; from the coding sequence ATGAGGCAAAATATTTATCTTTCAAATATAAGTTTGAATGAAGCAATAGATATTTTTCTTGAAAAAATAAAAGATTTTAAGCTTGGAAGAGAATATGTAAAAACTTATGGAGCAAATGGTAGAGTTACAGCAAAACCTATATTTGCTAAAATTTCATCACCTTTTTACAGCTGTTCTGCTGTTGACGGGATTGCAACAGTAGCAAAAAAGACATTTACTGCAACAGACAAAAATCCTGTAAGGCTTAAAGAAGGAGTTGATTATGTAGTTATTGATACAGGTGATCCTATTCCAGATGAATATGATTGCGTAATTATGGTTGAAGATTTAATTTGGGTATCTCAAGATGAGGTTGAGATAATAAAGCCTGCTATTCCATGGCAAAATATACGACAAATTGGTGAGGATATAGTAGAAGGACAACTTATACTTCCTCAAAGCCATAGAATAAGACCTGTTGATATTGGTGCTTTGATTGCAGGAGGAGTATTTGAAGTTGAAGTTTATAAAAAGCCTAAAGTTGCAATCATTCCAACAGGAACAGAGCTAGTAGAACCAGGGGAAGAACTTAAAGTTGGAGATATAATAGAATTTAACTCGAGAGTTTTTGCCGCGCAGGTTGAAGAATACGGCGGAATTCCAACAAGATTTGATATTGTAAGAGATGATTTTGAGAAATTGAAAGCTGCTGTTGATAAAGCTTCAAAGGAATACGACATTATCCTATTAAATGCTGGTTCATCTGCAGGACGTGAGGATTATTCTAAAAAGGTTATTGAAACCTTAGGTGAAGTCTATATTCATGGAATTGCTATAAAACCTGGAAAGCCAGTTATACTAGGAAAGGTAAACAATAAGCCTATTGTTGGAATACCAGGTTTTCCTGTTTCAGCTTATTTTATAATGGAAAACATAGTTAAGAAGCTTATCAACTTTGTTCAAGGATATGATATAAAGGATAAGAGATATATAGAAGCAACTCTTTCAAAAAGAATTATGTCATCTTCAAAATATCTTGAGTTTGTAAGAGTAAAACTTGGTTTTATAGACGGTAAATACATCGCAGCGCCAATTGAACGGGGAGCAGGTACTACAATGAGCCTTGTAAGGGCTGATGGGGTTTTGGAAATACCTGAGGAGCTTGAGGGTTATGAAAAAGGGACAAGGGTTAATGTAAACATATTAAAAAGCGAAGACGAGATTAAAAATACAATTCTTTGTATAGGAAGCCACGATTTGATACTTGATATTGCAGCAGATCTTCTTGCCAAAAGAGGAAAATTCACGCTATCTTCAGCCCATGTCGGAAGCATTGGGGGAATACTCTCATTGAAGGATAGGGAAACACATTTTGCAACAATTCACCTTCTTGATGTGGAAACGGGTGAGTATAATAAATCTTATGTGAAAAGATATATTCCAAACAGAAAAATTGCCCTTATAAAATTTGTAAAAAGAATTCAGGGGCTTATGGTTAAAAAAGGTAATCCACTAGAGATTAATTCTTTGGAGGATATTGTAAAAAAAGGTGCAAGGTTTGTGAACAGGCAAAAGGGATCTGGTACAAGGATTTTGCTTGATTATGAATTAAAAAGATTGGGTATAAATCCCAAAGACATCATAGGTTATGATAGGGAAGAATATACTCATATTTCGGTTGCAGCACAAATAGCTAAAGGAAATGCAGATGCTGGACTTGGGGTATTTTCTGCTGCTAAGATTATGGACCTTGATTTTATTCCGATAGCAAATGAAGAGTATGACATTGCAATTCCCGTTGAGTACTTAGAACTTGAAGGGGTAAAGCAGTTTTTGGAGGTTATAAATTCAGAAGAATTTAAAAATGAGCTTGATAAGCTTGGAGGGTATGACTATAGCAATTTAGGAGAAATTATCATTATCGAGTAA
- the moaA gene encoding GTP 3',8-cyclase MoaA, with protein sequence MRDRLGRNVDYLRVSVTDRCNLRCIYCMPEEGIPKKDHNEILRNEEILKIIRISAELGIKKVRFTGGEPLVRKGIENIIYETSKIKGIEDIALTTNGTKLYEMADTLKEAGLKRVNISLDSLKKDRYRMITRLGNIDDVFRAIDKSLSIGLEPVKINTVVIKGINDDEIFDFVKLADENPLHIRFIEIMPIGEGAKFKDNYISSDDLISSIPGLTPVETEPGNTARVFKRKGAKGTVGFITPLSCKFCSSCNRIRLTAAGTIKPCLHSKYEVDIKSFLNDEDKIRAMLEHAILSKPAGHNLEKEISQNQKMMFQIGG encoded by the coding sequence ATGAGAGATAGGTTAGGAAGAAATGTTGATTATTTAAGAGTTTCTGTTACGGATAGATGTAACTTAAGGTGCATTTATTGTATGCCGGAGGAGGGAATACCCAAAAAAGATCATAATGAGATTCTAAGGAACGAAGAAATTTTAAAAATAATTAGGATTTCAGCAGAACTTGGCATTAAAAAGGTAAGGTTTACAGGAGGCGAGCCACTTGTAAGGAAGGGAATTGAGAACATAATTTATGAAACATCAAAAATAAAAGGCATTGAAGACATTGCACTTACAACTAATGGAACAAAACTTTATGAAATGGCAGATACTTTAAAAGAAGCAGGACTTAAAAGAGTTAACATAAGCCTTGATAGTCTTAAAAAAGATCGATACCGTATGATTACAAGGCTTGGGAATATTGATGATGTATTTAGGGCTATTGACAAAAGTTTATCTATTGGACTTGAACCTGTAAAAATTAATACGGTTGTAATAAAAGGTATAAATGACGATGAAATTTTTGATTTTGTGAAGCTTGCCGATGAAAACCCGCTTCATATCAGATTTATTGAAATAATGCCGATAGGTGAAGGAGCAAAATTCAAAGATAACTATATATCGTCGGATGATTTAATAAGTAGCATTCCCGGACTGACTCCGGTTGAAACAGAACCGGGTAACACTGCAAGGGTTTTTAAAAGAAAAGGAGCAAAGGGAACGGTTGGTTTTATTACACCTTTGTCATGTAAATTTTGTTCAAGTTGTAATAGGATTAGACTTACTGCAGCTGGAACTATAAAACCTTGTCTGCATTCAAAATATGAAGTAGATATTAAAAGTTTTTTAAATGATGAAGACAAGATAAGAGCAATGCTGGAACATGCAATCTTAAGTAAGCCGGCAGGGCATAATCTTGAAAAGGAAATAAGCCAGAATCAAAAAATGATGTTTCAAATAGGAGGATAG
- the moaC gene encoding cyclic pyranopterin monophosphate synthase MoaC, protein MNLTHINEEGRARMVDVSEKAETKREAVAIGSIYMKNETLRRIHEGTIKKGDVLAVAQVAGIMAAKNTSHMIPMCHPIMITGCDISFNLDFENSKIDIKAVVKTVGQTGVEMEALTAVTVAALTIYDMCKAIDRDMVISEIMLVKKSGGKSGLYEREV, encoded by the coding sequence ATGAATTTAACACACATTAATGAAGAAGGTAGAGCAAGAATGGTCGATGTTAGCGAGAAAGCTGAGACAAAAAGAGAAGCTGTTGCAATAGGAAGTATTTATATGAAAAATGAAACTTTAAGAAGAATACATGAAGGAACTATTAAAAAAGGAGATGTCCTAGCTGTTGCACAGGTTGCAGGTATTATGGCTGCGAAAAATACATCTCATATGATTCCGATGTGTCATCCTATCATGATAACCGGATGTGATATTAGTTTTAATTTGGATTTTGAGAATTCAAAGATTGACATTAAAGCAGTAGTTAAAACTGTTGGACAAACAGGGGTTGAGATGGAGGCATTGACTGCAGTTACGGTTGCAGCTCTTACGATTTATGATATGTGTAAAGCAATAGATAGAGACATGGTTATAAGCGAAATAATGCTTGTGAAAAAAAGTGGTGGAAAATCAGGCCTTTATGAAAGGGAGGTTTAA
- a CDS encoding MOSC domain-containing protein, whose amino-acid sequence MAKVVSVNISEKKGTVKKPIEKGYFRENHGLEGDAHAGRGHRQVSLLAEESIEKMKAKGIWDLAAGKFAENITTEGIELYTLPVGTKLKIGEEVILEISQIGKKCHEACEIRKITGDCIMPREGVFAKVIKGGYIKPGDEIVLLHETEN is encoded by the coding sequence ATGGCAAAGGTGGTGTCAGTTAATATTAGCGAAAAGAAAGGAACTGTAAAAAAGCCTATAGAAAAGGGATATTTTAGAGAAAACCACGGGCTTGAAGGAGATGCTCATGCTGGAAGGGGACACAGGCAGGTCAGTCTTCTTGCAGAGGAGAGTATAGAAAAGATGAAAGCAAAAGGCATTTGGGATTTGGCTGCAGGAAAATTTGCAGAAAATATAACAACAGAAGGAATTGAACTTTACACTTTGCCGGTAGGAACAAAACTTAAAATAGGAGAAGAGGTTATTCTTGAAATATCTCAAATAGGGAAAAAATGTCACGAAGCTTGTGAGATCAGAAAGATTACAGGTGATTGTATAATGCCAAGGGAAGGTGTATTTGCAAAGGTTATAAAAGGTGGATATATAAAGCCGGGTGATGAGATAGTATTACTGCATGAAACTGAAAATTAA